Proteins from one Mycteria americana isolate JAX WOST 10 ecotype Jacksonville Zoo and Gardens chromosome 1, USCA_MyAme_1.0, whole genome shotgun sequence genomic window:
- the KCNE2 gene encoding potassium voltage-gated channel subfamily E member 2: MAEMRNFTWAVENIFKDTFLTYMNGWRKNMTEAADKLQAKVDAENFDYVILYLMVMIGMFSFIIVAILVSTVKSKRREHSNDPYHQYIVEDWGEKYKSQVLNREDLKCVIHENLGAKDKTTPGSP; the protein is encoded by the coding sequence ATGGCTGAAATGCGAAACTTCACTTGGGcggtggaaaatattttcaaggataCCTTTCTCACCTACATGAATGGCTGGAGGAAAAACATGACAGAAGCGGCGGATAAATTGCAAGCCAAGGTCGATGCTGAAAACTTTGACTACGTTATCCTTTATTTGATGGTGATGATTGGGATGTTCTCCTTCATTATTGTGGCGATCTTGGTGAGTACTGTGAAATCAAAGAGGCGAGAGCACTCCAATGACCCCTATCATCAGTACATCGTTGAGGACTGGGGCGAGAAGTATAAAAGCCAGGTTCTGAATCGAGAAGACCTCAAGTGTGTGATCCATGAAAACTTGGGTGCAAAGGACAAAACAACCCCTGGATCACCTTGA
- the SMIM11 gene encoding small integral membrane protein 11 gives MVAFNWKALENFPLLMYILAAKTLILCLAFAGVKMYQSKKIEEKLKREREEKFKTEVEKKDD, from the exons atggtggcatTTAACTGGAAG GCTTTGGAGAATTTCCCATTGCTGATGTACATTTTGGCAGCTAAAACATTGATTCTTTGCTTAGCGTTTGCTGGAGTGAAAATGTACCAGagcaaaaaaattgaagaaaaactgaagagggaacgtgaagagaaatttaaaacagaagtagAGAAGAAGGATGATTGA
- the C1H21orf140 gene encoding LOW QUALITY PROTEIN: uncharacterized protein C21orf140 homolog (The sequence of the model RefSeq protein was modified relative to this genomic sequence to represent the inferred CDS: inserted 2 bases in 2 codons; deleted 2 bases in 2 codons; substituted 2 bases at 2 genomic stop codons) gives MQRFANPLLRHVIHRGGFDAASKRQCLQYLRALRTTQLNSFNTLFLGETDIPESLTTGEKIAKEASLCWPVWTLVHAGSSQGWVPWRYKLLLRGDLPIXQNGILQELCDSLTTSYGNCAIVTRDKTXPMRGGAKDGKEPEMRILQPVPPEVYMSHTECCPEVARANGHELLVVPSSYSDLXPMDVAWSSLKCFVINNRKDFALRSIGRTHCYRCILFSDLIVKGTEKMTPNKWKVPINRVKRWXDYYLDTLS, from the exons ATGCAGCGCTTCGCAAATCCGCTCCTCAGGCACGTAATTCACAGGGGC GGCTTTGATGCTGCTTCCAAGAGGCAGTGCCTGCAGTATTTAAGAGCTCTGAGGACAACGCAGCTTAACAGTTTCAACACC CTTTTTTTAGGGGAAACAGATATTCCAGAAAGTCttacaacaggagaaaaaatagcCAAGGAGGCCAGCCTGTGCTGGCCAGTATGGACACTTGTTCACGCTGGCAGCAGCCAAGGGTGGGTGCCCTGGAGGTACAAGCTGCTATTAAGAGGTGATCTGCCCA AGCAGAACGGTATCTTGCAGGAGTTGTGTGATTCTCTGACCACCTCCTATGGGAATTGTGCAATTGTGACGAGGGATAAAACATAGCCGATGCGTGGGGGGGCAAAAGATGGCAAGGAGCCGGAGATGAGAATTCTGCAGCCAGTCCCACCGGAGGTCTACATGTCCCACACTGAGTGTTGCCCTGAAGTTGCTAGAGCAAATGGCCATGAGCTTCTTGTTGTGCCTTCATCTTACAGCGATCTCTAGCCTATGGATGTCGCCTGGTCTTCTTTGAAATGCTTTGTTATAAACAACAGGAAGGACTTTGCCCTGAGGTCTATTGGGAGGACCCATTGCTATAGGTGTATTCTCTTCAGTGACTTGATTGTTAAAGGAACAGAGAAGATGACCCCAAACAAATGGAAGGTACCAATTAACAGAGTGAAGAGAT AGGACTACTACCTTGACACACTTTCTTAA